A window from Eubalaena glacialis isolate mEubGla1 chromosome 1, mEubGla1.1.hap2.+ XY, whole genome shotgun sequence encodes these proteins:
- the ARHGAP22 gene encoding rho GTPase-activating protein 22 isoform X2, whose product MASSQRDMEDWVQAIRRVIWAPFGGGVFGQRLEDTVHHERKYGPRLAPLLVEQCVDFIRERGLTEEGLFRMPGQANLVRDLQDSFDCGEKPLFDSTTDVHTVASLLKLYLRELPEPVVPFARYEDFLSCAQLLTKDEGEGTLELAKQVSSLPLVNYNLLRYICKFLDEVQSHSDVNKMSVQNLATVFGPNILRPQIEDPVTIMEGTSLVQHLMTVLIRKHSQLFTSRTTEGPASPRGSPPCTVGWGSEEVTRDSRAEPGSPSAPGLPSHRTSSLDGAAVAAFSRTSSTGLGSRSSPAATSPGKKVQTLPNWRSSFRQSGSRSGSPKVGTSSLEVPIISSGGNWLMNGLSSLRGHRRASSGDRFKDSGSEQRLSTYDNVPLPSPFPSTPSVASMPWSGASSCEASARGSVSSCTACRASDSSACSSLHTEGALEPSPVPSSSEECRSPDLDHGLDRVGACISSSEPSDPGSPTQDLAHRTEALQGLVTELRAELCRQRTEYETSVKRLEEGSADLRKRMSRLEEELDQEKKKYTMLEIKLRNSERAREDAEKRNQLLQKEMEEFFSTLGSLTAGATGARAPK is encoded by the exons GGGTCTTTGGGCAGCGCCTGGAGGACACAGTCCACCACGAGCGGAAGTATGGCCCGCGCCTGGCACCCCTGCTGGTGGAGCAGTGTGTGGACTTCATCCGGGAGCGCGGGCTCACCGAGGAGGGCCTCTTCCGCATGCCTGGCCAGGCCAACCTGGTGAGGGACCTGCAGGATTCCTTCGACTGTGGGGAGAAGCCACTGTTTGACAG CACAACAGACGTGCACACGGTGGCCTCCCTGCTGAAGCTCTACCTGCGGGAGCTCCCCGAGCCTGTGGTCCCCTTCGCCAGGTATGAGGACTTCCTTAGCTGCGCCCAGCTGCTCACCAAGGACGAGGGGGAG GGAACTCTGGAGTTGGCTAAACAAGTGAGCAGCCTTCCCCTGGTCAATTACAACCTGCTCAGATATATCTGCAA GTTTCTGGATGAAGTTCAGTCCCACTCAGATGTCAACAAGATGAGCGTCCAGAACCTGGCAACTGTTTTTGGACCTAATATACTTCGGCCACAGATAGAAGACCCAGTGACCATCATGGAAG GCACTTCTCTGGTGCAGCACCTGATGACCGTCCTGATCCGCAAACACAGCCAGCTCTTCACTTCGAGGACCACGGAAGGGCCAGCCTCCCCACGCGGGAGCCCACCATGCACCGTGGGATGGGGCTCTGAGGAGGTCACCAGGGACAGCCGGGCAGAGCCTGGCAGCCCCAGCGCCCCCGGCCTGCCCTCGCACAGGACCTCTTCTCTGGATGGGGCTGCCGTGGCGGCATTCTCTAGAACCTCTTCCACGGGCCTGGGTAGCCGAAGCAGCCCTGCTGCCACCAGCCCTGGGAAGAAGGTGCAGACTCTGCCCAACTGGAGGTCGTCCTTCCGGCAGTCAGGGTCCCGGTCGGGGAGCCCGAAGGTGGGCACCTCATCCCTGGAGGTGCCCATCATCTCCTCTGGAGGGAACTGGCTCATGAACGGGCTGTCCTCCCTGCGAGGCCACCGCCGGGCCTCATCGGGAGACCGGTTCAAGGACTCAGGCTCCGAGCAGAGACTCTCCACCTACGACAAcgtgcccctgcccagcccctttCCCAGCACACCCAGCGTGGCCAGCATGCCATGGTCTGGGGCCTCCTCCTGCGAGGCCTCAGCCAGGGGCTCGGTCAGCAGCTGCACAGCGTGCAGGGCCAGTGACTCCTCTGCCTGCAGCTCCCTCCACACTGAGGGGGCCCTCGagccctcccctgtccccagcaGCAGCGAGGAGTGCAGATCCCCAGACCTGGACCACGGCCTGGACAGGGTGGGCGCCTGCATCAGCAGCAGCGAGCCCAGTGACCCAGGCAGCCCCACCCAGGACCTTGCCCACCGTACTGAGGCTCTCCAGGGCCTGGTCACGGAGCTCAGGGCAGAGCTGTGCCGGCAGAGGACTGAGTACGAGACGAGTGTGAAAAG ACTCGAAGAAGGTAGTGCTGACCTGAGGAAACGAATGTCACGGCTAGAAGAAGAACTagaccaggaaaagaaaaagtacacaATGCTGGAAATAAAGCTGAGGAACTCGGAGCGGGCACGGGAGGATGCAGAGAAGAGGAACCAGCTGCTGCAGAAAGAGATGGAGGAGTTTTTTTCAACCCTGGGAAGTCTGACTGCTGGGGCAACAGGCGCCAGAGCACCGAAGTAA